In the Sandaracinus amylolyticus genome, ACCGCCCTTCGCGCCGGAGCGCGACGGAGCGATCCCACGTCCCGACGCGGGCCCGATCATCATCCGGCCTCGCGACTCGGGCGCCGAGCCGATGGACGCCGAGCTCGATGCGGGCGCGTTCGACGGCGGCGAGACCGATGCCGGCGTCGGGCTGCCGATCGTCGACGGAGTGATCGGCGAGCGCGAGTACGAGCTCGGGATCGAGGTGACGAGCTCGACGCCCGCGACCCTGTTCGCCGATCGGCTCACGCGGTTGCTCGTGGTGCGCACCGGATCGCGGCTGTGGATCGGGATCGAGGGCAGCGTCGAGGTGGGGCGCGGCATGATGCTCCTGCTCGACGCGGCGTACGGCAGCGAGGAAGGCGTCACCCTCACCGCGAGCAGCCTCGCCGACACCGCGGGCACGCTCGACGCCGCGCTCAGCACCGTGGCGTTCTTCGGCTCCGAGGACGCGTTCCGCCCCGAGTACGCGTGGGGCGAGCTCGCCGAGATCCCGTTCTCGATCTCGGGAACGGACGACCTGGTCGGGTGGCGAGACATCACCATCACCGACGACTTCGCCGCGCTCACGGTCGGCAACCAAACGGTGTGCACCGAGGACGCGTGCGAGACGTCGATCCCGATCGGCGGCACCGGGATCCTCCGCGCGGGAGACATCGCGATCGCGGTGCGCTCGTTCGACGAGGACGGTGTGCTCTCGAGCCAGACGCTCCCGCTCGACGAGCCCGGCGCGCCCGAGTCGATCGCGACGGTGCTCCTGGTGCCGGCGCCGGAGTGAGCAGCGATTCGCTCCGCTCTCGGACTGATCGCCACGACTCTGTTAGCTTCGCGCGCGTGGATCGCGATCCCTTCCTTCTCGTCGTCAACCCACGCGCGGGCGCAGGTCGCGCCGAGAAGCGCCTCCCCGCGCTGAGCGACGCGCTGCGCGCGGCGGGCGCGGAGTTCGAGATCGCGCGCACCGCCGGCCCGCGCCACGCCACCGAGATCGTGCGCGATGCGCTCGGGCGCGGCGTGCGCGGCATCGGCGTGGTCGGAGGCGACGGGACGCTCAACGAAGCGGTGAACGGGTTTTTCGACGCCGACGGTCGCGTGATCGAGCCCGACGCGTGGATCGGCCCGCTCTCGTGCGGCACCGGCGGCGACTTCCGCAAGACGATCGGCAGCCCCGACGTCGGCGCGGGCGGGCGCGGCATGGACGCGCTCGCGAATCGCTTCGTCGCCGCGAAGCCGAGGCCGCTCGACGTCGGCTGGCTCGAGATGATCGATCACGAGGGCGTGCCCGCGCGCCGCGCGTTCCTGAACATCGCGAGCTTCGGCGTGGGCGGGCTCGTCGATCGCCTGGTGAACGAGACGCCGAAGTGGATGGGCGGCACGCCCGCGTTCTTCCTCGGCACGGTGCGCGCGCTCGCGCGGTATCGCAGCCAGCGGGTGCGGGTGCGGCTCGACGACGGCCCGGCGCGCGAGACGAAGATCGTGAACATGGCGGTCGCGAACGGCCGCTTCTTCGGCGGCGGCATGCAGATCGCGCCGCGTGCCGAGATCGACGACGGGCTCTTCGACGTCGTCGGGCTCGAGATGGACGTGAGCGCGAGCTTCGGGCTCACGTCGCGCATCTACCAGGGCCGCCACCTCGATCGCCCCGGCGTCACGTTCGAGCGCGCGCGCCGGGTGCGCGCCGAGCCGGTGAACGAGGGCGACCACGTGCTGCTCGACGTCGATGGTGAAGCGCCGGGGCGCCTGCCCGCGACGTTCTCGGTGCGCGCGAGCGCGATCCACCTGCGCGGATGAAACGAGCGCTGCGCGCAGTGCTGCTCGGCGGTGCGGGCGGCGCGTGCATCGCGGTCGCGGGATCGCCGCTCGAGCTCGTCGCGCTCGCGTTCCTCGGCCCCGCGCTGCTCCTGCTCGCGATCGACGATGGCGAGACGTCGCCGCGCATCGCGCTGCTCGCGGGCGCGTCGTGCGGCTTCGTGTGCAACGCGATCACGACGTCGTGGATCGTCCCGCTGCTCGAGGAGTACGCGGCGTTCCCGACGATCGCAGGCGTCGCGGTGGGCGCGCTGATGTGGATCGGACAGGCGCTGCCCATCGCCGTCGGTGCGTGGCTCGCGGCGCCGCTGATGACGCGGGGGATCGCGGGATGGATCGCGCTGCCGATCACGCTGACGATCGCGGGCTCGATCGCGCCGATGCTGTTCCCGTGGCGGCTCGGGGTGTCGCAGATGCCGGGCGTCACGTTCGTGCAGCTCGCGGAGCTCGGCGGGCCGCCGCTGATCGATCTCGCGCTCGCGCTCGGCTCGTGCGCCGCGATGCACGCGCTGCGTCGCCGCGATCCGCGGGTCGCGGTGATCGCGGCGCTGGTGATCGCCCTGCCCTACGCATACGGCGCGTGGCGCATCGACGCGATCCGCGCGCAGCGCGAGGCTGCCCCGAGCCTGCGGATCGGCGTGGTCCAGCCGAACCTCGGCGTGCGCGAGAAACACGACCCGTTCCTGCGCGACGCGCACCTTCGTCTGCACCGCGACATGACGCGCGAGCTCGAGGCGCGCGGCGTCGATCTCGTGCTCTGGCCCGAGAGCTCGTACCCCTCGTACCTGCCGCACGATCCCAACCGCGATCTGCGCGCGATCGGGCGCATCCTGAGCGACGGAGTGCGCGGCCCGATCCTCTTCGGCGCGCTCACCGAGGCGCCCGGCCGCCGCTACAACTCGGTGATCGGCCTGGCGCGCGAGGGCCACGTCACCGGCATCTACGACAAGGTCAACCTGCTCGCGTTCGGCGAGTACGTGCCGCTCTGGGACTTCCTCCCGCCGCTGCAGCGGGTGGTGCGTCGCGGCTTCACCCATGGGCTCGCGGAAGGCACGGTGCCGATCGCGGGCGCGCACGTCGGCGTGCTCAACTGCTACGAGGATCTCCTCGTCGAGCACGCGCGCCTGACCGCCGCGCTCGACCCGTCGTTCCTCGCGAACTTCACCAACGACGCGTGGTTCGGCGACACGTTCGCGCCGCACCTGCACCACATGCTCGCGCGCCTACGCGCGGTCGAGACGCGCCGCGATCTGGTGCGCGCGGTGAACACCGGCGTGAGCGGCCTCGTGCTCGCGACCGGCGAGGACGCGGGCCGCACCCCGCCCTTCGAGCGCACGTCGTTCATCGCCGAGGTGCGCCTCCTCGACGGCGCGCTGACGCCGTGGGTCCGCTTCGGCGACCTCGTGACGCCCGCATTGCTCGGCGTGTACCTCGCGATGGCCTTCGCGCGACGGCGCGCACCGGTGGCGACGACCTAGCCCGCAGCATCCGAGCGTCGCGAGTCAGAATTCTCGCGTTCGTGACCAAGCGTATGAGGTCACGAGTCAGAATTCTCGCTCACGACGACTGCCCCCACAGGTCGCGAGTCAGAATTCTCGCCCTCGTGCTCATCCTGTCCAATCCGCGGTCGCTCGCGCGTCATCGGCGCGACGGTCACGGTGACCGTGCACGACCCGAGGAGATCCACATGCCCAAGTACCTCTGCCTCCAGCGTTCCCTTCCGGGTGGCTCGCCCGCGGAGAAGCCCTCCCCCGCGCAGATGCAGGCGATGTACGCGAAGTTCGATGCTTGGAGGCAGAAGTTCCAGGCGAACCTCACGGACCTCGGCGGCCGGCTCGGCCAGGGCCGGCTCGTGACGAGCGAGCCGGTCCCCGACGGCCCGTTCGTGGAGCTCAAGGAGCTCGTGGGCGGGTACATGATCGTGACCGCGAGCAGCCTCGACGAGGCCGCCGCGATCGCACGCGAGTGCCCCGGGCTCGTGAGCGCGGGCTCCGGCGTCGAGGTCATCGAGATCCGCACGCCGTGAGTCCGGCCGCGCAGGGCGACGCGTTCTTCCGCCACGAGTACGGGCGCCTCGTCGCGATGCTCGTGCGTCGCGTCGGCGCCCGGCACCTCGAGGCGATCGAGGACGCGGTGCAGAGCGCGCTGCTCGCCGCGCTCGAGACCTGGCCGACGGGCGGCGCGCCGGAGAATCCGTCCGCGTGGCTCTTCCGGTCGGCGCACAACGCCGTGCTCGGCTCGCTACGGAGCGAGACGCGTCGCGCGCGGCTTCGCGGACGGCACCGCCCGGAGAGCGAGCTCACCGACGCGCCGGAGGCCTACCTCGCTGCCGACGTGCCCGACGACCTCCTTCGGATGCTGTTCGTCTGTTGCGATCCCGGGATCCCAATCGAGGCGCAGCTCGTGCTCGCGCTCAAGACCCTCTGCGGCTTCGGCGTCCGCGAGATCGCGGAGCGCCTGTTCCTCACCGAAGCGAACGTCTACAAGCGGCTCGCGCGAGCGCGCGAGCGGCTGCGCCGGCGATCGCCGCTCGAGGGCGATCTCGCACTGCCGGAGCTCGCGTCGCGGGCTCCGGCAGTGCGCGCAGTCTTGTATCTCATGTTCACCGAGGGACACCTCTCGTCGCACGCCGACGGCGCGGTGCGCGTCGAGCTCTGCGACGAGGCCGTCCGCCTCGCGATGCTCCTTTCGGATCATGGAGCTGGCAACACGGCGGAGACGGCGGCGTTGCTCGCGCTGATGCACCTCCACCGCGCGCGTACGCCCGCGAGGCTGGATCCAGCAGGAGGCCTCGTTCTGCTCGAGGAGCAGGACCGCGCCGCGTGGGACGCCGACGAGATTCACGCCGGGCTCGCGTGGCTCGAGCGCTCGGCGAGCGGCGACGTGCTCTCGCGGTACCACATCGAGGCCGCGATCGCGGCGGAGCACTCCCTGGCCGCGTCGTTCGCGAGCACGCGATGGGATCGCGTGATCGAGCTGTACGAACAGCTCGAGCGTCTCGCCCCGTCGCCGCTCCACCGACTCAACCGCGCGATCGCAACGGCAGAGTGGCGTGGTGCGCAGGCGGGACTCGCCGTGCTCGACGACGTCGAGCCGCCGACGTGGCTCGCGGGATGGTTCCTCTGGGCCGCGGTGCTCGCCGACCTCCACCTGCGCGCGGGCCATCGCGAGCGGGCGGATCGCTACCGCGAGCTCGCGCTCGAGGCTGCGCCCTCGCCGCAGCTGCGCGACGTGCTCGCACGCCGGCTCGCGGAGTAACGCGCGGCTTGCCCACGCCGCGGCGCCCCCCGCACGCACCGTCCGCTCCGCGACCGTCGCGCGCTCTTCGCTCGACCCGCACCCCCGCACGCACCGTCCGCTACGCGGCCGTCGCGCGCTCCCCGCCGCACGCACCGTCCGCTACGCGGCCGTCGCGCGCTCCTCCCCCAATTCCCGCGCGCAGAGCGCGCGCACACGCGCGACTTCGTCGCGCGGTGCTACCCGCGAGCGTGCGAGCCGCGCGAACAGCGCGGATCGCTCGCGAGCCATCTCACCCCCACCCAGCAAGACGGCAGAACCGCGGTGCCGGGCGCGAGGGGGTGGGTCCGGCGGCCCCGTGCGACGGGGGCTCGCAGACTCCGACCACACACTGACGTCAGCAGCGCGGCAGAGCGCAACGCGCGCGCCGCGATGCGCCCACCGCTTCCCGACATCCCCACCGCGATCGAGAGGCAGCCCGCGAGCACCAGGCCGCCGGACCCACCCCCTCGCGCCTCTCGCCGAGACCTACTCCTTCGTGCCCTGCCCCACGAAGTAGTCTTCGCGATCCCGAAACAGCGCGTTGAAGGTCGTCAGCGAGCCGTAACAAGCGGTGATGTACTGCTGGAGCTGCACCTTCTCGTCGTCGGCGAGGCCCTTGCTCGAGTTCACCTTCTGCTCGAGCACGCGCAGCTTGTCGCGGAGCATCACGATCTTGTGGAAGAACTGATCGAGCGGGACGCTCTTCGGCTGCGTCCCGTCCTTGCCCGGCTTGAGGATCATCTCGCCGCCGCGCCATCGATCGCCCATCGCGACGTCGCCGACCCCCAGCTCCTCGAGGAGCACCTCGCGCAGCACCCGGCGGAACTCGTCCTGGTCCATGTCGATGTCGATCTCCTGCGGGAGCGGCTTCTTCGGCTCGTCCGCGCGTGCTTCGTCCTCGCGCATCCGGCGCGGCGTGCCCGCCGCGACCTTGCGCTTCAGCGCTCCGTCCCACGACGTGCCGCGCGCCTTGTAGTGCGAGCACGTGTTGTCGTCGCGGAGGGGCGGCACCCAGCATCCGAGCCGACACTCGCCTTCCTGCGCACCGTCGTCCGTCTCGCGGTACGAGATGAAGAACGAGCAGGTGCCACAGCGTCCGGCGAGATCGCGCTCCATGCGGGGACGCCAAGATAGCACCCGTCCGCGCACGCGCGTACGCTCCCTTCTCCCATGAAGGTCACGCCGTTCAACCAGCCTCCGCCCGCGCTGGGCAACCAGTACGACGAGGATCGACCGCTCCGTTCGCTGCTCGCCCGCATCGTCCCCCGCGACGCGCTCCTCTCGATCGAGCCCGTGCTGCGCGACCTCGGCGAGCTCGCCGGCGGCGAGCTCTACCGGATGCAGCTCGACGATCGCGAGAACGACCCGAAGCTCGTCCACTGGGACGCGTGGGGCAATCGCATCGATCACATCGAGGTCTCGCCGCTCTGGAGGCGCGCCGAGCGCATCGCCGCGGAGAAGGGCCTGGTCGCGACCGCCTACGAGCGTCGCCTCGGCGCGCTCTCGCGCGTGCACCAGTTCTCGCTCGTGCACCTCTTCGGGCCCGCGACCGACATCTACGCGTGCCCCCTCGCGATGACCGACGGCGCGGCGCGCACCCTGCTCGAGTCGGGCAACGCGGTGCTCGCGGAGCGCGCGGTGCCGCGCCTCACCTCGCGCGATCCCGATCGCTTCTGGACCAGCGGCCAGTGGATGACCGAGTCGACCGGCGGCTCCGACGTCGGCCGCAGCGAGACCGTCGCGACGAAGGACGAGAGCGGCCAGTGGCGCCTCTGGGGCCGCAAGTGGTTCACCTCCGCGACCACCGCGCAGATGTCGCTCACGCTCGCGCGCCCCGAGGGCAACGGCCCCGGCGGTCGCGGCCTCGCGCTCTTCTACGTCGAGACCCGCGATCCGAGCGGGCGCCTCCGCAACATCCTGGTGCATCGCCTCAAGGACAAGCTCGGCACGCGCAAGGTGCCCACCGCGGAGCTCACGCTCGACGGCACGCCCGCGACCCCGGTGATCGGGCTCGACAACGGCACCAAGTACATCTCGCCGATGCTCAACGTCACGCGCACCTGGAACACGGTGATGGCGGTGGCGGGCATGCGGCGCGGCATCGCGCTGGCGCGCGACTACGCGACGAAGCGCGTCGCGTTCGGCGCGCCGCTCTCGGAGAAGCCGCTCCACGTCGACACGCTCGCGGGCATCGCGGCGGAGTACGAGGCCGCGCTCCAGCTCGCGTTCTTCGTGGTGCAGCTCCACGGGCGCATCGAGGCACGCGAGGCGAGCGATCGCGACGTCCTGCTCGCGCGACTGCTGACGCCGATCGCGAAGCTCGTCACCGGCAAGCAGGCGGTCGCGGTCGCGAGCGAGGTGCTCGAGAGCTTCGGTGGCGCGGGTTACGTCGAGGACACCGGGCTGCCGGTGCTGCTGCGCGACGCGCAGGTCCTGCCGATCTGGGAAGGCACGACGAACGTGCTCTCGCTCGACACGCTGCGCGCGCTCGGCCACGGGCCCGACGTCGCGGCCGCGCTCGAGCACGAGATGGAGGCGCGCGTCGGGACGATCGCCGATGCCGCGCTGCGCGAGGTCGCGGAGCGCGCGCGGGGCGCGGTGCGGCGCGCGCTGGGCTGGCTCGCGTCGAGCTACTCGTCGAGCCCGCTCGACGTGGAGGGCGGGGCGCGCCGGTTCGCGCTGACGCTCGGACGCTCGCTCGAGCTGCTCCTCCTCGCGCACCACGCCGACTGGTCGCTGAAGAACGAGCGCGACGCGCGCGCCCGCGCCGCGGCGCTGCGCTTCGCGCGCGCGCCGTTCGATCTCGTCGAGGACACGCCGGTCGCGGATCTGCGCGCGCTGGCGAACGACGAGCCGCTCGCGGTCTGAGACCGACGCGCGACGGGCCGGTGCACGCCCGCACCGGCCCCGTGCACGTCCCCGATGGCCTCGTGCACGTCCCCGATGGCCTCGTGCACGTCCGCGATGGCCTCGTGCACGTCCGCGATGGCCTCGTGCACGTCCATGGTGGCCTGGTGCACGTCCATGGTGGCCTGGTGCACGTCCATGGTGGCCTGGTGCACGTCCATGGTGGCCTCGTGCACGTCCCCGGTGGCCTCGTGCACGTCCATGGTGGCCTCGTGCACGTCCATGGTGGCCTGGTGCACGTCCGCGATGGCCTCGTGCACGTCCGCGATGGCCTCGTGCACGTCCGCGACGGCCTCGTGCACGTCCGCGATGGCCTCGTGCACGTCCGTGGTGGGCTCGTGCACGCACGCCAGACCGCCGACGCACGCCCGACGATATCGCGCAACCTCGCGGGACCTCAGGGGTTCCACCGACTCACCCGCCCCTGCCGGCACGCCCGCCGCCGCTGGGCGAACCGTCACGACGGAACGCGCCCGTTCCCTGGTCGATCGCGATCCGCGGCTGTACCATCCAGACCGTTTCTCCGTCGCCGTGCAGGATCACGGCACGTTCCACCGCCCCGGCGGATTTCGCGTGCACGACCGCGGAACCGGGTCATTCCTCTCGCCCAGCCGCGCGGAAGCCGCGCGCAGCGAGCGAAGAAGCAGAGCGAGGAAGGCTAGAGATGGCTCACGACTTCGGCGTCAACCAGGGACTCGTCGAGGAGCTCTACCTCAAGTACCGCGAGAACCCGGCCTCGGTGGCCGCGGAATGGCGCAAGTTCTTCGATACGCTCGAAGAAGACCCGTTCCCGCCCCGTCGCTCCTCGGCGGGCACGCTCACCGCGCCGAGCTCGGTGGGCACGCTGCTCACGCCGAGCGCCGTCGGGACGATCACCGCGCCCGCGCCCACGACCAACGGCGGCAACGGCCAGGCGGCCGCGGCGGTGCAGCCCGTGATCGCCGCGCGCGCGGCGTCCGATCGCCGCTCGTTCATCCCCGGCCCCGAGACCCGCACCGCCACCGAGCTGCAGAGCCGCGTGTCCGCGATGGTCAACGCGTACCGCGTGCGCGGCCACCTCTTCGCCGATCTCGATCCGCTCGGCCTCGCCCCGAAGCCCGCGTTCGACATCGATCTCTCGGCGTTCGGCCTCGACAACGTCGACCTCGAGACGACGTTCCAGGCGATGGGCCAGCAGCTCTCGCTGCGGCAGATCGTCTCGCGCCTCAAGGAGACCTACTGCCGCACGATCGGCACCGAGGTCACGCAGATCGAGGATCCCGAGGAGCGCAACTGGCTGCAGCACCGCATGGAGTCGACGCTCAACCACGTCGATCTCACGCGCGAGCAGCAGCTCCGCCTCCTCGGCAAGCTCACCGAGGCCGAGGTCTGGGAGACCTTCATCGACACGACCTACGTGAAGACGAAGCGCTTCAGCCTCGAGGGCGGTGAGAGCACGATCCCGCTGCTCGAGCTGCTGATCGAGACGTCGGCCGCGCACGGCGCGGACGAGGTCGTCATCGGCATGGCGCACCGCGGCCGCCTCAACGTTCTCGTCAACGTGATGGAGCTGCCCGCGCACGACCTCCTCGCGGCGTTCGAGGACGCGCAGCCCGAGAAGTACAAGGGCCGCGGCGACGTGAAGTACCACCTCGGGTACTCGAGCGATCGCAAGCTCGCGGGCAAGAACGTCCACCTCACGCTCTCGTTCAACCCGAGCCACCTCGAGTTCGTGAACCCGGTGGTCGAGGGCCGCGTCCGCGCGAAGCAGGATCGCCGCGAGGACCACCACCGCAAGCGCGTCGTGCCGCTGCTCATCCACGGCGACGCGGCGTTCATCGGTCAGGGCGTGGTCGCCGAGACGCTCAACCTCGCGAACCTCCCCGGGTACACGACGGGCGGCACGATCCACGTCGTGATCAACAACCAGATCGGCTACACGACGGAGGTCGAGGACGCGCGCAGCACGCGCTACTGCACCGACCTCGTGCGCATGCTGCGCTGCCCGGTCTTCCACGTGAACGGCGAGGACCCCGAGGCGGTCGCGCAGGTCGCGAAGCTCGCGGCCGAGTACCGCCAGCGCTACAGCAAGGACGTCGTCGTCGACCTCTATTGCTACCGCAAGTACGGCCACAACGAGGGCGACGAGCCGCGCTTCACGCAGCCCGTGATGTACCGCGCGGTCGACTCGAAGAAGACGGTCCGCCAGGTCTACGTCGACCGCCTGCTCGAGCTCGGCAAGATCACGCCGAACGAGGCCGACGCGATCATGCAGGAGCGTCGCGAGCGTCTGTCGAAGGCGCTCCACCAGGTGCGCGAGACCAAGCACACCTACGAGCCCACGGCGTTCACCGGCGTGTGGACGGCCTACCAGGGCGGCCCCGACGCGAGCGCGCCCGACGCGCCGACCGCGGTCGCGAAGTCGACCCTGGTGCCGCTGCTCAACACGCTCGCGCACGTCCCCGACGGCTTCCAGCTCATGCGCCAGGTCGCGGCGGTCCAGCAGCAGTACAAGGAAGCCGCCGAGAAGGGCACCGGGATCCGCTGGGGCGTCGCGGAGAACCTCGCGTACGCGACGCTGCTCGCGCAGGGCTACAACGTCCGCCTCACCGGGCAGGACTCGCGGCGCGGCACGTTCGCCCACCGCATGGCGGTGCTCCACGACACCAACAGCGGCAACGAGTTCGTCCCGCTGCACCACCTCGGCGACGGCCAGGGTCGCTTCGAGATCTACGACTCGCCGCTCAGCGAGCAGGGCGTGCTCGGCTTCGAGTACGGCTACTCGCTCGACTCGCCCGACGCGCTGGTGATCTGGGAGGCGCAGTTCGGTGATTTCGCGAACGGTGCGCAGGTCATCATCGACCAGTTCCTCGTGAGCGGCGAGGACAAGTGGCATCGCCTCAACGGGCTCGTGATGCTGCTGCCGCACGGGTTCGAGGGCGCGGGCCCGGAGCACTCGAGCGCGCGCCTCGAGCGCTTCCTCGCGCTCGCCGCCGAGGACAACATCCAGGTCGTCAACCTCACGAACGCGTCGCAGATCTTCCACGCGCTGCGCCGTCAGGTGATGCGCCCGTGGCGCAAGCCGCTGGTCGTGATGTCGCCGAAGAGCCTGTTCCGCTCGGCGGAAGCGACCTGCACGCTCGACGACCTCGCGAACGGCAGCTTCCAGCGCATCATCGGCGACGCGGAGATCGCGCCGAAGAAGGCGAAGCGCGTGATCCTGTGCTCGGGCAAGGTCTACTACGACCTCGCGCAGCACCGTCACAAGCTCGGCCGTGACGACGTCGCGATCATCCGGCTCGAGCAGCTCTACCCGCTGCGCCCCGAGGAGATCCGCGACGTGCTGAGCGGCTACGCGGACGGCACCGACCTCGTGTGGGTCCAGGAGGAGCCGTTCAACAGCGGCGCGTGGTACTTCCTGAACGCGCGCCTGCCCTCGATGATCGAGTACCGCCTGCCGCTGCGCTGTGTCTCCCGAGTCGAGTCAGCGAGTCCTGCGACGGGCTCGGGCAAGGCGCACGCGCTCGAGCAGCAGCAGCTCATCGAGGAGGCCTTCGCGAACATCGGCGCGAAGACCGCGCGCGCGAGCACGCGCCCGCGCGCCTCGACCGCGAGCTGATCGCTCCTCGAGAGCACACGAAAAAGCCCCTCTCGCCTCAAGGCGAGAGGGGCTTCGTCGTTTCTCAGCAGATGATCAGCTCTTCACTTCGATGCGGCGCGCCTTCACGTTCTCGCGCTTCGGCAGGCGCACCGTGAGGATGCCGTCCTTCAGCGTCGCCTCGATCTTCTCGACGTCGACGGTGCGCGGCAGCTTGAACGATCGCGAGAACGCACCGACCCAGCGCTCGCGCACGTAGTGGCCCTCGTCGCGCTCGCTCTTGCGCTCGCCGCTGAACGTCAGCACGTCGTTCTCGACGCCGACGCTGATGTCCTCGAGCTTCAGCCCGGGGAGCTCGGCCTGCACGAAGATCGCGTCGGCGTCCTCGAAGACGTCGACCGCGGGCGCGAAGGTCGCGCGGGTCGCCGCGGCACCGCGCGGCGCGAACGAAGAACGGAACAGCTCGTCCTGGAGACGGCTCATCTCGGTGAACGGATCCCAGCGGGTCAGCATCGGCGTACTCCTCCCTTCGCGCGACGGACCTCGGCCGCCGCGCGTCGACACGTTTGGTTGGCGCTCTGCCCTCGGCGGCGCCGCATTCGCGAGCTCTCGCTCGGCCTCGGCGTCGCTCCGGGCGACGAGCGGACGGTAAGCATGTCGATCGAAGGGTCAAGACAGGTCGCGCTCGCCGCCGCGCGCCGAACGTGGAACGCTTCGTGAACCGCGTCGTCCCCATCCGCTCCCCGGAGGGTCTGCATGAGGTTCGCGTTCCCGCCGCTCACACCCGTCGTCCGCGTGATCCTCGTGGTGCTCTTCGCGTCGTTCGTCGCGCAGAGCCTGCTGCAGGGCCTCATCGGGCTGCCGCTCTTCGACTGGCTCGCGCTCTCTCCGGAGCTCGACGTGCCTCTGGCGTGGCAGTGGGCGACGTACCCGCTGGTGGAGTACGTGGGATCGAGCGCGGTGATCTCGCGCGCGATCGACCTCTTGTTGATCTGGACCTTCGGTGCGATGGCGGAGTCGCACCTGGGGCGCAACCGCACGCTCCAGCTCGTGGTGGTGTCGGTGCTCGGCGGCGCGATCCTGCCCCTCGCGTTCGGGCTGCTCTTCGGCGACTACGCGATGCCGGCCGCGGGCGCGGGCGCGATCGCCTGGGCGATGATGGGCGCGTTCGCGGTGATCACGCGCGGTGCGCCGGTGAACTTCGTGCTGATGCCGAGCATGAGCGCGTGGCACGCGCTCGGTGTCTTCCTGGTGATCACCGCGCTCCAGTCGATGTGGGCGCGCACGCCGACGCCGCTCCTCATCGCGCTCGGCGCGCTCGCGGCCGCGGTGCTCTTCGTTCGCTGGATCGAGCAGCGCCCCACGCGGCCGACGAAGAAGACCGGTGGCAATGGGCCGCGGCGGCGCAGCGGCGCGTCCCACCTGCAGGTGATCCCGGGCGGTCAGTCGAGCGAGGACGAGCGCCCGCGCTGGCTCAATTGACCACGACGTGAGCTAGGATGCGCGGCCGATGGGCCGCGTCTGGGCGATCGCGATCAACACGTTCCGCGAAGCGGTGCGAGATCGCGTGCTCTACGGCGTGCTCGGGTTCGCGACCGCGCTCCTGCTCTTCACGCTCGCGCTCGCCGAGCTCTCGC is a window encoding:
- a CDS encoding 2-oxoglutarate dehydrogenase E1 component; translated protein: MAHDFGVNQGLVEELYLKYRENPASVAAEWRKFFDTLEEDPFPPRRSSAGTLTAPSSVGTLLTPSAVGTITAPAPTTNGGNGQAAAAVQPVIAARAASDRRSFIPGPETRTATELQSRVSAMVNAYRVRGHLFADLDPLGLAPKPAFDIDLSAFGLDNVDLETTFQAMGQQLSLRQIVSRLKETYCRTIGTEVTQIEDPEERNWLQHRMESTLNHVDLTREQQLRLLGKLTEAEVWETFIDTTYVKTKRFSLEGGESTIPLLELLIETSAAHGADEVVIGMAHRGRLNVLVNVMELPAHDLLAAFEDAQPEKYKGRGDVKYHLGYSSDRKLAGKNVHLTLSFNPSHLEFVNPVVEGRVRAKQDRREDHHRKRVVPLLIHGDAAFIGQGVVAETLNLANLPGYTTGGTIHVVINNQIGYTTEVEDARSTRYCTDLVRMLRCPVFHVNGEDPEAVAQVAKLAAEYRQRYSKDVVVDLYCYRKYGHNEGDEPRFTQPVMYRAVDSKKTVRQVYVDRLLELGKITPNEADAIMQERRERLSKALHQVRETKHTYEPTAFTGVWTAYQGGPDASAPDAPTAVAKSTLVPLLNTLAHVPDGFQLMRQVAAVQQQYKEAAEKGTGIRWGVAENLAYATLLAQGYNVRLTGQDSRRGTFAHRMAVLHDTNSGNEFVPLHHLGDGQGRFEIYDSPLSEQGVLGFEYGYSLDSPDALVIWEAQFGDFANGAQVIIDQFLVSGEDKWHRLNGLVMLLPHGFEGAGPEHSSARLERFLALAAEDNIQVVNLTNASQIFHALRRQVMRPWRKPLVVMSPKSLFRSAEATCTLDDLANGSFQRIIGDAEIAPKKAKRVILCSGKVYYDLAQHRHKLGRDDVAIIRLEQLYPLRPEEIRDVLSGYADGTDLVWVQEEPFNSGAWYFLNARLPSMIEYRLPLRCVSRVESASPATGSGKAHALEQQQLIEEAFANIGAKTARASTRPRASTAS
- a CDS encoding Hsp20/alpha crystallin family protein, encoding MLTRWDPFTEMSRLQDELFRSSFAPRGAAATRATFAPAVDVFEDADAIFVQAELPGLKLEDISVGVENDVLTFSGERKSERDEGHYVRERWVGAFSRSFKLPRTVDVEKIEATLKDGILTVRLPKRENVKARRIEVKS
- a CDS encoding rhomboid family intramembrane serine protease; translated protein: MRFAFPPLTPVVRVILVVLFASFVAQSLLQGLIGLPLFDWLALSPELDVPLAWQWATYPLVEYVGSSAVISRAIDLLLIWTFGAMAESHLGRNRTLQLVVVSVLGGAILPLAFGLLFGDYAMPAAGAGAIAWAMMGAFAVITRGAPVNFVLMPSMSAWHALGVFLVITALQSMWARTPTPLLIALGALAAAVLFVRWIEQRPTRPTKKTGGNGPRRRSGASHLQVIPGGQSSEDERPRWLN